A region of Toxorhynchites rutilus septentrionalis strain SRP chromosome 1, ASM2978413v1, whole genome shotgun sequence DNA encodes the following proteins:
- the LOC129763151 gene encoding nuclear transcription factor Y subunit gamma-like isoform X2, whose protein sequence is MSDNASQAPEKMSEAQRNIEEFWPEVTREMQQIKHVEPGNQLLPLARIKKIMKLDEDVKMISAEAPLLFAKAAEMFIQELTLRAWLHTEDNKRRTLQRSDIAMAIAKYDMFDFLIDIVPRDEIKPLRRDCETKSSTDDVQYYLQLAQQHQQALQSSSSTTGGGVSVNSNCVESSSSNSGNGTNAGNIVQLQATPGVTQQITVAASPQQPQLQGQSMHQQTPQIATIASAAPNIILTSPATGTTTMQPAGATVINPAQLTQGQPIQLVQQMITPTGEVTHIPIPLNQNQLNFIRSQIQLSGTSGATAVPNHQPIIIQAPQLQAITTIIQPNQAGGLINAAQLQQLQQQQQQQHPHAHIIQQSPVHHHHHLHHQTHQQQQPHE, encoded by the exons ATGTCGGACAACGCATCCCAAGCACCGGAGAAGATGAGCGAAGCTCAGCGCAACATCGAGGAGTTCTGGCCGGAGGTGACGCGCGAAATGCAACAAATAAAACACGTCGAACCGGGCAATCAGCTTCTTCCGCTGGCCCGCATCAAAAAGATCATGAAGCTGGACGAAGACGTCAAGATGATCTCAGCCGAGGCGCCCCTTCTGTTCGCTAAAGCGGCGGAAATGTTCATCCAGGAGTTGACGCTGCGAGCCTGGCTCCACACGGAGGACAACAAACGGCGAACCCTGCAGCGTAGCGATATTGCCATGGCAATCGCCAAGTACGACATGTTCGATTTCCTGATCGACATCGTGCCGAGGGATGAAATCAAACCGTTGCGAAGGGATTGTGAGACCAAGTCGTCCACGGATGACGTCCAGTATTATCTGCAGCTTGCGCAGCAGCACCAACAGGCACTGCAGAGTAGTAGTAGTACTACTGGTGGTGGCGTAAGTGTGAACAGTAATTGTGTTGAGAGCAGCAGTAGCAATTCGGGAAATGGTACCAATGCTGGAAATATTGTGCAGTTGCAAGCTACCCCTGGTGTGACCCAACAAATCACGGTTGCGGCTTCGCCCCAGCAGCCTCAGCTGCAAGGCCAGTCCATGCACCAGCAAACTCCGCAG ATCGCAACGATTGCGTCAGCAGCGCCGAACATAATTCTGACGAGTCCCGCCACTGGCACTACGACTATGCAACCCGCAGGAGCAACCGTCATCAATCCGGCTCAGCTCACTCAAGGTCAACCGATTCAGCTGGTGCAGCAAATGATTACCCCTACGGGGGAGGTAACCCACATCCCT ATCCCACTGAATCAAAACCAGCTTAATTTCATCCGGTCCCAGATTCAGTTGAGCGGGACAAGTGGTGCGACGGCGGTTCCAAACCACCAACCGATCATCATTCAAGCACCTCAACTGCAGGCGATTACCACCATCATTCAGCCAAATCAGGCGGGAGGACTGATTAACGCCGCCCAGCTGCAGCAGttgcagcaacaacaacagcaacaacatccTCATGCTCACATAATTCAACAATCACCtgtccatcatcatcatcatctccaCCATCAAACCCATCAGCAACAGCAACCGCATGAATGA
- the LOC129763151 gene encoding nuclear transcription factor Y subunit gamma-like isoform X1 — MSDNASQAPEKMSEAQRNIEEFWPEVTREMQQIKHVEPGNQLLPLARIKKIMKLDEDVKMISAEAPLLFAKAAEMFIQELTLRAWLHTEDNKRRTLQRSDIAMAIAKYDMFDFLIDIVPRDEIKPLRRDCETKSSTDDVQYYLQLAQQHQQALQSSSSTTGGGVSVNSNCVESSSSNSGNGTNAGNIVQLQATPGVTQQITVAASPQQPQLQGQSMHQQTPQYSQIATIASAAPNIILTSPATGTTTMQPAGATVINPAQLTQGQPIQLVQQMITPTGEVTHIPIPLNQNQLNFIRSQIQLSGTSGATAVPNHQPIIIQAPQLQAITTIIQPNQAGGLINAAQLQQLQQQQQQQHPHAHIIQQSPVHHHHHLHHQTHQQQQPHE, encoded by the exons ATGTCGGACAACGCATCCCAAGCACCGGAGAAGATGAGCGAAGCTCAGCGCAACATCGAGGAGTTCTGGCCGGAGGTGACGCGCGAAATGCAACAAATAAAACACGTCGAACCGGGCAATCAGCTTCTTCCGCTGGCCCGCATCAAAAAGATCATGAAGCTGGACGAAGACGTCAAGATGATCTCAGCCGAGGCGCCCCTTCTGTTCGCTAAAGCGGCGGAAATGTTCATCCAGGAGTTGACGCTGCGAGCCTGGCTCCACACGGAGGACAACAAACGGCGAACCCTGCAGCGTAGCGATATTGCCATGGCAATCGCCAAGTACGACATGTTCGATTTCCTGATCGACATCGTGCCGAGGGATGAAATCAAACCGTTGCGAAGGGATTGTGAGACCAAGTCGTCCACGGATGACGTCCAGTATTATCTGCAGCTTGCGCAGCAGCACCAACAGGCACTGCAGAGTAGTAGTAGTACTACTGGTGGTGGCGTAAGTGTGAACAGTAATTGTGTTGAGAGCAGCAGTAGCAATTCGGGAAATGGTACCAATGCTGGAAATATTGTGCAGTTGCAAGCTACCCCTGGTGTGACCCAACAAATCACGGTTGCGGCTTCGCCCCAGCAGCCTCAGCTGCAAGGCCAGTCCATGCACCAGCAAACTCCGCAG TATTCGCAGATCGCAACGATTGCGTCAGCAGCGCCGAACATAATTCTGACGAGTCCCGCCACTGGCACTACGACTATGCAACCCGCAGGAGCAACCGTCATCAATCCGGCTCAGCTCACTCAAGGTCAACCGATTCAGCTGGTGCAGCAAATGATTACCCCTACGGGGGAGGTAACCCACATCCCT ATCCCACTGAATCAAAACCAGCTTAATTTCATCCGGTCCCAGATTCAGTTGAGCGGGACAAGTGGTGCGACGGCGGTTCCAAACCACCAACCGATCATCATTCAAGCACCTCAACTGCAGGCGATTACCACCATCATTCAGCCAAATCAGGCGGGAGGACTGATTAACGCCGCCCAGCTGCAGCAGttgcagcaacaacaacagcaacaacatccTCATGCTCACATAATTCAACAATCACCtgtccatcatcatcatcatctccaCCATCAAACCCATCAGCAACAGCAACCGCATGAATGA
- the LOC129763150 gene encoding uncharacterized protein LOC129763150 isoform X2: MVQFDWRRMFRKKKNIPQGGAILDQVISQSANASNQCLLYKMANYKRGGDLIDAFQVGGQKAVEQLIREQFGVFMYNNGRGQIINRAEYLRWKYMDNHEVVIPIEASLSPHDPLGKWVDHKACWQMQYRGLLGESLLHVLIICDTKVHTKLARILLRVFPEQSIDVMEGEEYLGASALHLAIAYSNNELVGDLIDAGADVSQRAIGRFFLPRDQQGLRPAKTTDYEGLAYLGEYPLAWAACCANESVYNLLLECGADPNAQDTFGNMILHMVVVCDKLDMFGYALRHPKLPCKNGIANIAGLTPLTLACRLGRDEVFREMLELSAREFWRYSNITCSGYPLNALDTLMPDGTTNWNSALFIILNGTKEEHLNMLDGGIVERLLDEKWKTFARNQFLKRLLILALHLFCLSCSVYLRPAHVFEEENDEDGGGSGDTGASDAGEDEGIDLTSWFRYGFEIATVMGVLSYVVLQQGDEIKNQGLISFIKSLGNAPAKAIFLISNLMILTCIPLRMIGDIETEEAILMFAVPGSWFLLMFFAGAIGLTGPFVTMIFSMITGDMFTFGIIYMIVLFGFSQAFYFLYKGHPDAEETPFGSYFGTWMALFQTTLGDYDYADLNLTTYPNLAKTVFVIFMIFVPILLLNMLIAMMGNTYAYVIEQAEKEGMKQWAKIVVNLERAVKQEDAKKYLEEYSIGLGPSDDPRYEIRGVMVIKSKSKTRARQRKGAVSNWKSVLRVTLNELKKRGMTGEELRRIMWGRSSITSPAKISKKKKGYEDEDPFAITAAIDVMAFTQDIVMVSTEPMGPPTIDPTKPAAATTVKKPQTVLPSQSVSVQPEVPPPAKLTKRQSVVSAPPAYDDFPPMKNYKDPLRELVIISESPTVDDHYAQNCRTLANDASTLDHVHEIDLARQSQLRQEEREEQQQQQNLGQLNLFLDAKDVVDPVKEREFLKTLEALEDTDSEAAEKPVLGKISLIRRAKSAVSRTTSRKKKTDQHPLFMIAWDDKTLVRTVEDFGALNTAYEYSAEDLKQDVDEEAKEDEDGGCVTVEEVHRRMEQFHQRSRASPERDSNSTESSKKNGGKQGGGKRHGMGRGRNNKISPDTSNESVSVKKDKRMKSAPTTSGNGQRHRQLMMGHQPGEASPPDPLEPWSTKDIMNINKLLDTDTQEE, encoded by the exons ATGGTGCAGTTTGACTGGCGCCGGATGTTCCGCAAGAAAAAGAACATCCCCCAGGGTGGTGCTATACTGGACCAGGTGATTTCCCAGAGTGCGAATGCCTCCAACCAGTGCTTGTTGTACAAGATGGCGAACTACAAACGGGGTGGCGATTTGATCGACGCGTTCCAGGTCGGGGGACAGAAAGCAGTGGAGCAGTTGATTCGGGAACAGTTCGGTGTGTTTATGTACAACAACGGGCGCGGCCAGATCATTAACCGGGCCGAGTATCTACGCTGGAAGTATATGGATAATCACGAG GTTGTTATTCCGATTGAGGCTTCCCTTTCGCCCCACGATCCGCTGGGCAAATGGGTGGATCACAAAGCTTGCTGGCAGATGCAGTATCGTGGATTGCTGGGGGAGAGTCTCCTACACGTGCTGATCATTTGCGATACGAAAGTACATACAAA ATTGGCGCGCATCCTGCTGCGTGTTTTTCCAGAGCAATCGATCGACGTGATGGAGGGCGAGGAGTACTTGGGCGCTAGTGCACTCCACCTGGCGATCGCTTACAGCAACAACGAATTGGTTGGAGATCTGATCGATGCCGGGGCGGATGTGTCCCAGCGTGCCATAGGGCGCTTCTTCCTCCCACGGGACCAACAGGGACTGCGACCGGCAAAGACAACCGATTACGAAGGACTGGCCTACCTGGGGGAGTATCCGTTGGCGTGGGCCGCCTGCTGCGCGAATGAGTCCGTCTATAATCTGCTGTTGGAGTGTGGAGCCGATCCGAATGCCCAGGACACCTTCGGCAATATGATTCTGCACATGGTGGTCGTTTGCGATAAGTTGGATATGTTTGGATACGCTTTGCGTCATCCGAAGTTGCCTTGCAAGAATGGGATTGCGAATATCGCAGGACTGACGCCGCTGACGCTGGCCTGCAGACTCGGTCGAGACGAAGTGTTTCGTGAGATGTTAGAACTCTCCGCTCGGGAGTTTTGGCGCTACAGTAACATCACCTGCTCCGGCTATCCGCTGAACGCGTTGGACACGCTGATGCCGGACGGAACGACCAACTGGAACTCGGCGCTGTTCATAATTCTGAACGGTACCAAGGAAGAGCACCTGAACATGCTCGATGGTGGCATTGTCGAGCGTCTGCTGGATGAAAAGTGGAAGACGTTCGCGAGGAACCAGTTCTTGAAGCGCCTGCTAATTCTCGCCTTGCATCTGTTCTGTTTGTCCTGCTCGGTGTATCTGCGACCGGCACATGTTTTCGAGGAAGAAAACGACGAGGATGGTGGTGGTAGTGGCGATACGGGGGCCTCGGATGCGGGCGAGGACGAGGGGATCGATTTGACGAGCTGGTTCCGATATGGATTTGAGATTGCCACCGTCATGGGCGTGTTGAGTTACGTCGTGCTGCAGCAGGGCGATGAAATCAAGAACCAAGGCCTGATTTCGTTCATCAAGTCGCTG GGTAACGCCCCAGCAAAGGCGATCTTCCTCATCTCGAACCTCATGATTCTGACGTGCATCCCGCTGCGAATGATCGGCGACATCGAGACCGAGGAGGCTATACTCATGTTTGCCGTTCCTGGCAGCTGGTTTCTGCTGATGTTCTTCGCTGG CGCCATTGGGCTGACGGGTCCCTTCGTGACGATGATATTTTCTATGATCACCGGCGATATGTTTACGTTCGGCATCATCTACATGATTGTGCTGTTCGGATTCTCGCAGGCATTCTACTTTCTGTACAAAGGTCACCCGGATGCGGAGGAGACCCCGTTCGGGAGTTACTTCGGCACGTGGATGGCACTTTTCCAAACCACACTGGGAGACTATGAT TATGCCGATCTCAACCTGACCACCTATCCGAATCTGGCGAAAACCGTGTTTGTTATCTTCATGATCTTCGTGCCGATCCTTTTGCTCAACATGTTGATCGCTATGATGGGCAACACTTACGCGTACGTTATCGAGCAAGCGGAGAAGGAAGGCATGAAGCAGTGGGCGAAGATTGTGGTCAACCTGGAGCGGGCCGTCAAGCAAGAGGATGCGAAGAAGTACCTCGAGGAGTACTCAATCGGGCTGGGCCCATCGGACGATCCTCGGTACGAGATCCGGGGGGTTATGGTCATCAAGAGCAAGAGCAAAACCCGGGCCAGACAGCGAAAGGGAGCCGTGAGCAACTGGAAGAGTGTTCTGAGGGTTACACTGAACGAACTGAAGAAGCGCGGTATGACCGGCGAGGAGCTTAGGAGAATCATGTGGGGCCGGTCGTCAATTACTTCTCCGGCGAAGATATCCAAAAA GAAGAAAGGCTACGAGGATGAAGACCCCTTCGCCATAACTGCGGCCATCGATGTGATGGCCTTCACGCAGGACATCGTCATGGTCAGCACCGAGCCGATGGGACCTCCAACGATCGATCCAACTAAACCAGCCGCCGCCACCACCGTCAAGAAACCCCAAACCGTCCTTCCTTCGCAATCGGTTTCCGTGCAGCCGGAGGTCCCTCCACCAGCCAAGCTCACTAAACGCCAGTCTGTGGTGAGCGCTCCGCCGGCTTACGATGACTTCCCACCGATGAAGAACTACAAGGATCCCTTGCGGGAGCTGGTTATCATCTCGGAATCACCCACGGTGGACGATCATTACGCACAGAACTGTAGAACACTGGCGAACGATGCGTCCACCCTGGATCACGTGCACGAGATTGATCTTGCGCGTCAGAGTCAGCTCCGGCAGGAGGAACGAgaagaacaacagcagcagcagaactTGGGTCAGTTGAATCTATTTCTGGACGCGAAAGACGTTGTCGATCCGGTGAAGGAACGtgagtttttgaaaacattGGAAGCCCTCGAGGACACCGATAGCGAGGCGGCTGAGAAGCCCGTTCTCGGTAAGATCTCGCTGATCCGACGCGCTAAATCTGCCGTTTCGAGAACGACTTCCAGGAAGAAGAAAACCGACCAGCATCCGCTATTTATGATCGCTTGGGATGACAAGACGCTGGTGCGGACGGTGGAGGACTTTGGCGCACTGAACACCGCCTACGAGTACTCCGCGGAGGATCTCAAACAGGACGTTGACGAGGAGGCAAAGGAAGACGAGGATGGGGGATGCGTGACGGTGGAGGAGGTTCATCGGAGGATGGAACAGTTCCATCAGCGGAGTCGGGCCTCCCCCGAGAGGGACAGCAATTCGACGGAGAGTAGCAAGAAAAATGGTGGCAAGCAAGGTGGTGGTAAACGGCACGGAATGGGTCGCGGGCGGAATAACAAAATATCGCCGGACACCTCGAATGAGAGTGTTTCGGTGAAGAAGGACAAGCGAATGAAGTCCGCCCCGACTACCAGCGGCAATGGACAGAGACATCGCCAGCTGATGATGGGACATCAGCCGGGAGAAGCCTCTCCGCCGGATCCGCTGGAACCGTGGAGCACCAAAGATATTATGAACATCAACAAACTGCTCGATACCGATACGCAGGAAGAGTAG
- the LOC129763150 gene encoding uncharacterized protein LOC129763150 isoform X1, with amino-acid sequence MVQFDWRRMFRKKKNIPQGGAILDQVISQSANASNQCLLYKMANYKRGGDLIDAFQVGGQKAVEQLIREQFGVFMYNNGRGQIINRAEYLRWKYMDNHEVVIPIEASLSPHDPLGKWVDHKACWQMQYRGLLGESLLHVLIICDTKVHTKLARILLRVFPEQSIDVMEGEEYLGASALHLAIAYSNNELVGDLIDAGADVSQRAIGRFFLPRDQQGLRPAKTTDYEGLAYLGEYPLAWAACCANESVYNLLLECGADPNAQDTFGNMILHMVVVCDKLDMFGYALRHPKLPCKNGIANIAGLTPLTLACRLGRDEVFREMLELSAREFWRYSNITCSGYPLNALDTLMPDGTTNWNSALFIILNGTKEEHLNMLDGGIVERLLDEKWKTFARNQFLKRLLILALHLFCLSCSVYLRPAHVFEEENDEDGGGSGDTGASDAGEDEGIDLTSWFRYGFEIATVMGVLSYVVLQQGDEIKNQGLISFIKSLGNAPAKAIFLISNLMILTCIPLRMIGDIETEEAILMFAVPGSWFLLMFFAGYVTSEDFLLTYMRLCIPSDFFLIHSAIGLTGPFVTMIFSMITGDMFTFGIIYMIVLFGFSQAFYFLYKGHPDAEETPFGSYFGTWMALFQTTLGDYDYADLNLTTYPNLAKTVFVIFMIFVPILLLNMLIAMMGNTYAYVIEQAEKEGMKQWAKIVVNLERAVKQEDAKKYLEEYSIGLGPSDDPRYEIRGVMVIKSKSKTRARQRKGAVSNWKSVLRVTLNELKKRGMTGEELRRIMWGRSSITSPAKISKKKKGYEDEDPFAITAAIDVMAFTQDIVMVSTEPMGPPTIDPTKPAAATTVKKPQTVLPSQSVSVQPEVPPPAKLTKRQSVVSAPPAYDDFPPMKNYKDPLRELVIISESPTVDDHYAQNCRTLANDASTLDHVHEIDLARQSQLRQEEREEQQQQQNLGQLNLFLDAKDVVDPVKEREFLKTLEALEDTDSEAAEKPVLGKISLIRRAKSAVSRTTSRKKKTDQHPLFMIAWDDKTLVRTVEDFGALNTAYEYSAEDLKQDVDEEAKEDEDGGCVTVEEVHRRMEQFHQRSRASPERDSNSTESSKKNGGKQGGGKRHGMGRGRNNKISPDTSNESVSVKKDKRMKSAPTTSGNGQRHRQLMMGHQPGEASPPDPLEPWSTKDIMNINKLLDTDTQEE; translated from the exons ATGGTGCAGTTTGACTGGCGCCGGATGTTCCGCAAGAAAAAGAACATCCCCCAGGGTGGTGCTATACTGGACCAGGTGATTTCCCAGAGTGCGAATGCCTCCAACCAGTGCTTGTTGTACAAGATGGCGAACTACAAACGGGGTGGCGATTTGATCGACGCGTTCCAGGTCGGGGGACAGAAAGCAGTGGAGCAGTTGATTCGGGAACAGTTCGGTGTGTTTATGTACAACAACGGGCGCGGCCAGATCATTAACCGGGCCGAGTATCTACGCTGGAAGTATATGGATAATCACGAG GTTGTTATTCCGATTGAGGCTTCCCTTTCGCCCCACGATCCGCTGGGCAAATGGGTGGATCACAAAGCTTGCTGGCAGATGCAGTATCGTGGATTGCTGGGGGAGAGTCTCCTACACGTGCTGATCATTTGCGATACGAAAGTACATACAAA ATTGGCGCGCATCCTGCTGCGTGTTTTTCCAGAGCAATCGATCGACGTGATGGAGGGCGAGGAGTACTTGGGCGCTAGTGCACTCCACCTGGCGATCGCTTACAGCAACAACGAATTGGTTGGAGATCTGATCGATGCCGGGGCGGATGTGTCCCAGCGTGCCATAGGGCGCTTCTTCCTCCCACGGGACCAACAGGGACTGCGACCGGCAAAGACAACCGATTACGAAGGACTGGCCTACCTGGGGGAGTATCCGTTGGCGTGGGCCGCCTGCTGCGCGAATGAGTCCGTCTATAATCTGCTGTTGGAGTGTGGAGCCGATCCGAATGCCCAGGACACCTTCGGCAATATGATTCTGCACATGGTGGTCGTTTGCGATAAGTTGGATATGTTTGGATACGCTTTGCGTCATCCGAAGTTGCCTTGCAAGAATGGGATTGCGAATATCGCAGGACTGACGCCGCTGACGCTGGCCTGCAGACTCGGTCGAGACGAAGTGTTTCGTGAGATGTTAGAACTCTCCGCTCGGGAGTTTTGGCGCTACAGTAACATCACCTGCTCCGGCTATCCGCTGAACGCGTTGGACACGCTGATGCCGGACGGAACGACCAACTGGAACTCGGCGCTGTTCATAATTCTGAACGGTACCAAGGAAGAGCACCTGAACATGCTCGATGGTGGCATTGTCGAGCGTCTGCTGGATGAAAAGTGGAAGACGTTCGCGAGGAACCAGTTCTTGAAGCGCCTGCTAATTCTCGCCTTGCATCTGTTCTGTTTGTCCTGCTCGGTGTATCTGCGACCGGCACATGTTTTCGAGGAAGAAAACGACGAGGATGGTGGTGGTAGTGGCGATACGGGGGCCTCGGATGCGGGCGAGGACGAGGGGATCGATTTGACGAGCTGGTTCCGATATGGATTTGAGATTGCCACCGTCATGGGCGTGTTGAGTTACGTCGTGCTGCAGCAGGGCGATGAAATCAAGAACCAAGGCCTGATTTCGTTCATCAAGTCGCTG GGTAACGCCCCAGCAAAGGCGATCTTCCTCATCTCGAACCTCATGATTCTGACGTGCATCCCGCTGCGAATGATCGGCGACATCGAGACCGAGGAGGCTATACTCATGTTTGCCGTTCCTGGCAGCTGGTTTCTGCTGATGTTCTTCGCTGGGTACGTTACTTCGGAAGACTTCCTCCTCACATATATGCGGCTCTGCATTCcttctgatttttttctcatccACAGCGCCATTGGGCTGACGGGTCCCTTCGTGACGATGATATTTTCTATGATCACCGGCGATATGTTTACGTTCGGCATCATCTACATGATTGTGCTGTTCGGATTCTCGCAGGCATTCTACTTTCTGTACAAAGGTCACCCGGATGCGGAGGAGACCCCGTTCGGGAGTTACTTCGGCACGTGGATGGCACTTTTCCAAACCACACTGGGAGACTATGAT TATGCCGATCTCAACCTGACCACCTATCCGAATCTGGCGAAAACCGTGTTTGTTATCTTCATGATCTTCGTGCCGATCCTTTTGCTCAACATGTTGATCGCTATGATGGGCAACACTTACGCGTACGTTATCGAGCAAGCGGAGAAGGAAGGCATGAAGCAGTGGGCGAAGATTGTGGTCAACCTGGAGCGGGCCGTCAAGCAAGAGGATGCGAAGAAGTACCTCGAGGAGTACTCAATCGGGCTGGGCCCATCGGACGATCCTCGGTACGAGATCCGGGGGGTTATGGTCATCAAGAGCAAGAGCAAAACCCGGGCCAGACAGCGAAAGGGAGCCGTGAGCAACTGGAAGAGTGTTCTGAGGGTTACACTGAACGAACTGAAGAAGCGCGGTATGACCGGCGAGGAGCTTAGGAGAATCATGTGGGGCCGGTCGTCAATTACTTCTCCGGCGAAGATATCCAAAAA GAAGAAAGGCTACGAGGATGAAGACCCCTTCGCCATAACTGCGGCCATCGATGTGATGGCCTTCACGCAGGACATCGTCATGGTCAGCACCGAGCCGATGGGACCTCCAACGATCGATCCAACTAAACCAGCCGCCGCCACCACCGTCAAGAAACCCCAAACCGTCCTTCCTTCGCAATCGGTTTCCGTGCAGCCGGAGGTCCCTCCACCAGCCAAGCTCACTAAACGCCAGTCTGTGGTGAGCGCTCCGCCGGCTTACGATGACTTCCCACCGATGAAGAACTACAAGGATCCCTTGCGGGAGCTGGTTATCATCTCGGAATCACCCACGGTGGACGATCATTACGCACAGAACTGTAGAACACTGGCGAACGATGCGTCCACCCTGGATCACGTGCACGAGATTGATCTTGCGCGTCAGAGTCAGCTCCGGCAGGAGGAACGAgaagaacaacagcagcagcagaactTGGGTCAGTTGAATCTATTTCTGGACGCGAAAGACGTTGTCGATCCGGTGAAGGAACGtgagtttttgaaaacattGGAAGCCCTCGAGGACACCGATAGCGAGGCGGCTGAGAAGCCCGTTCTCGGTAAGATCTCGCTGATCCGACGCGCTAAATCTGCCGTTTCGAGAACGACTTCCAGGAAGAAGAAAACCGACCAGCATCCGCTATTTATGATCGCTTGGGATGACAAGACGCTGGTGCGGACGGTGGAGGACTTTGGCGCACTGAACACCGCCTACGAGTACTCCGCGGAGGATCTCAAACAGGACGTTGACGAGGAGGCAAAGGAAGACGAGGATGGGGGATGCGTGACGGTGGAGGAGGTTCATCGGAGGATGGAACAGTTCCATCAGCGGAGTCGGGCCTCCCCCGAGAGGGACAGCAATTCGACGGAGAGTAGCAAGAAAAATGGTGGCAAGCAAGGTGGTGGTAAACGGCACGGAATGGGTCGCGGGCGGAATAACAAAATATCGCCGGACACCTCGAATGAGAGTGTTTCGGTGAAGAAGGACAAGCGAATGAAGTCCGCCCCGACTACCAGCGGCAATGGACAGAGACATCGCCAGCTGATGATGGGACATCAGCCGGGAGAAGCCTCTCCGCCGGATCCGCTGGAACCGTGGAGCACCAAAGATATTATGAACATCAACAAACTGCTCGATACCGATACGCAGGAAGAGTAG
- the LOC129776230 gene encoding D-beta-hydroxybutyrate dehydrogenase, mitochondrial, whose translation MASVSLRGDTGDLLKYVGLSTVAAGLLLVLLSRRERRKRTATERSVVFVTGCDSGLGFNVAKQCHRLGFTVFAGCLNVDSEGASLLKEVSKETGRLVVLPLNITLEESIMIAHKMVKDFLAREPEFEFYALINNAGVMCFGEFEWQLVQHIEQQIGVNLLGTMKVTKAFLPLIRRQRARLINVTSHCSLQALPGLSVYSASKAALRYWNEALRMELSYHGVDVVNFIPGSLVMQTNISANQQVYATEMAAGFSEEQRDYYGRYFEEYNAYLSFISGVKPVQSLPDDHFVVKSFTNALLDEKPALVYKCEPWRYKVYHFLFRNTPVGVSDWLVRKFITLPVYKPPHKKETEVHQE comes from the exons ATGGCATCTGTTTCGCTGCGAGGTGACACTGGAGATCTGCTGAAATATGTTGGCCTGTCGACGGTTGCCGCCGGATTGCTGCTGGTGTTGCTCAGCAGGAGGGAACGCCGGAAACGGACCGCCACCGAGCGTTCGGTTGTGTTCGTCACTGGCTGCGATTCCGGTCTAGG ATTCAACGTGGCCAAGCAATGTCACCGATTGGGTTTTACCGTCTTCGCCGGCTGCCTAAACGTCGACTCGGAGGGAGCATCGCTGCTGAAGGAAGTGAGCAAGGAAACTGGCCGACTGGTGGTGCTTCCGCTGAATATTACTCTCGAGGAGAGCATTATGATAGCGCACAAAATGGTGAAGGATTTTCTGGCACGCGAACCGGAGTTTG AATTTTACGCCCTCATAAACAACGCCGGTGTGATGTGCTTCGGAGAGTTCGAGTGGCAGCTGGTGCAACATATCGAGCAGCAGATTGGGGTAAACTTGCTGGGTACGATGAAGGTTACCAAAGCGTTCCTGCCCCTGATTCGACGGCAGCGCGCTCGATTGATTAACGTTACCAGTCACTGCTCGCTGCAGGCCCTCCCCGGTCTGTCGGTTTACTCGGCCTCCAAGGCGGCCCTTCGCTATTGGAACGAAGCGCTGCGGATGGAACTGTCCTACCACGGGGTGGATGTGGTGAATTTCATCCCCGGCTCGCTCGTTATGCAGACAAACATTAGTGCCAACCAACAGGTTTATGCCACCGAAATGGCGGCGGGATTCAGTGAGGAACAGAGAGACTACTACGGGAGGTATTTCGAAGAGTATAACGCGTATTTGAGCTTCATTTCGGGCGTCAAACCGGTGCAAAGTTTGCCGGACGACCACTTTGTGGTGAAGAGTTTTACGAACGCTCTGCTGGATGAGAAACCCGCGCTTGTTTACAAATGTGAACCGTGGCGTTACAAGGTGTATCACTTTCTGTTCCGTAACACTCCGGTAGGCGTTAGCGATTGGTTGGTGCGGAAGTTTATCACGTTGCCAGTATATAAACCTCCCCACAAAAAAGAAACTGAGGTCCACCAGGagtaa